From Symphalangus syndactylus isolate Jambi chromosome 5, NHGRI_mSymSyn1-v2.1_pri, whole genome shotgun sequence:
TACCCCTCTGAGCTGAACCTCAGGCCCTAACTCCCTGGGGACCTCTGCACACCCTGGAAGCCAGAGGGCTGGCTGAACAGCCGCAAGCCAATAAGGCTTGGGGAGCCGCAGCGCCAGCCTCGGCCGCCCTTGCCACCATTGGCGCGGGGCTGGACGCGCAAGCTCCCAGCTCCGGCGCTCGGCATTGAGCCGCTGCTGCCAACCCGGGCTGCGCTCGGGCGGACCGTATCTGAGGGCGCCTCAGAGCCGCGTCTTTCCGGTGAGGAGACGCTTTCTTCCGGCACCAGCGCGGAGGAAGCCCTGCCCGCCCCGTCCTATTCCAAAAACGCGCGACTAGCGCCCTTCACCCTTGGTCACTCACCCGGCAGTGGCCTGTCGGAGAGGTCCTTTCTCCGGCTCTGGTCGGAGATGAAGCGGCGACCCTCTGCGAAAACGAGACCCGGGGCTCAGCGTCCGCCTGGCCCGGGACAACCCGGGCTTAAACCTCAGCTCCTCCCGGCACAGCGCAGTCCCCGGTCGTGGGGAGGGGGCAGGTTGCTGCAGGTTAGGGTCGCGCGGGGCTGCCAAGTTTCCAGCGCTCCCAGCGCAACCCCGGGCTGAGCCAGGAGCCCTGGAGACCTGGAGGAAAGCCCCGCCCCTGACCGGAGGCCGCAAGGGCGCTTTGGCGCGGAGGTCGTGTTAGTGCGATATTTCCCAGGCAACCCGAGTCCCCATTTGGACCAAGACAAGCAACCCTCCAGTTTTGGATGGATAATTTCTAATAAGGATGGAGGATTTCCAGTAATCAGGGACTCttcccctctcccacccctcccTCACCTACCAGTCTCTTTGATGGCCTCGATGATTTAAGGGAATAAACTCGACATTATTCTCTCTCCGTAACTCTCCATCTATCTGTTCATGACTCCTAAGGGTCTTCCGTTATTGTAGGAAGAGCAAAATATTTGGAACTTACGTGCCCCTTTCAGGTAGAGCATAGCTTGAGGAGTCCAGTTCCTTCTCTCCAACAGTCTCTATAGCACGGGAGAAGGGAAGAGCAGTTAATAAAACATTGCGGCTCAGTCCTCTATTacagcaaaataaagaaaaaaagaagagaataaaacaagaaggaagaaagaaagagcagagTGGACACACAGTGcgcattgttttaaatttttttattttgcatttgatCACCTGCGGAGCGCAGCTGGAGTTTCCCAGGAAAACAAACACCAGGAAAAGAGCCAAGGTTGTTGCTGCCAGACTTCTGAGTCCCTATATGAAGCGATCAACAAGAAAGGGTCATTTCTCTGCCAATAGGATCTTCTGCTTCCTTCCTTGACGCCTGGACACTTACAGACCCCTTACTTCTCGCAATATTCTGTTTTAATACTCAGTTTTCTGGAGGTGTTTTCCTTCTACCTTCTAGTTAATTCACAAAGAGTCCACTTGAAAAAACATTTAGAAACATATTATTTGTATTACTTCACCCAAATGAAGAATAAgtaaatatgtgaatttttttcttagtaaaatCAAATGATTCTGTTATTCTAAAGGCCTATCGTTCAAATAGCCTTTAAACTCTAAAATCCTTATTAAACATGAAATAGGTAAAATGCtataaagagttttaaaaaatagctaagaAGTCTCAAGTTAATAAAGCCTTTGCTTaccttcatgttctgcatcttttCAGAACCCTGAAATAACTATAATTTTATCTGTGAGTTTTCGACTCTTACTCTGAAATTGGAGCTTTTAAAATCTTGGTGTTAAGGACATCTCCCCATCTGGAGTAGAGTCTGGGAGTCCACAGGGACATCTTGTCAGTCTTCAAGCAAGATTGAGAATCTGATGACTCCTCCAGGGAGCTTCATTGCAGGAAGTAGAGGAATGATCGATGGGCAGAAATTAGTTGTTTAAATACTGATTGCATCACCCAGGAGACATTCAGAATGTGTCAGCATCATTGGCCTTGCTTTTCCTACTAGCTGCCCAAAGtagtgtgttattattattattaatgaaaaCAATCAATAGTCCAAGGCAGAATCAAAAGTAGAAGAATAAGTAAGAAAACTTGTCTTGGGTAACTAGCTatcagtctatcactgatggctAAAGATGTACGAAAAGGTTTGGGAATCTCAATGGAATTTGACATCAGCCATTCACTTAATTATCAGTTCATTCTGttgtttagcaaatatttattgagtgcctattatgaGACACACAATCCTTTTATTTCAAGGGACACATCCATGCACTGAAAAGACATGGTCTCTGCTTTGATCTAAGTTACCTACTAGTTAAGGTACACAATaaactgatgaatagataaataagacACAGTTGTTACCCCTTaatcacaggtgtgtgtgtggggtgggggagcatGTTTCAAGACccacagtggatgcctgaaaccactgATATGTATATGccttattatacttttttttatcTGTTCACCAAGATGGTTACTAATTGATTAATAGGAGAGTGGTGTTTACATATGGACATGCTGGACAAAAAGATGGTTCATGTCTTGGGTGGGCTGGAGCCGGACAGTGAGACATTTCAACACCCTACTCAGATTTAAAactcacaatttaaaacttatgaattctggaatttcccatttaatattttcagactgtagttgaccatgggtaactgaaaccatggaaagtgaaaccaCGGATAAGCAGGGACTACTGTAacttcagaatattttaaattgttaagtAAAAGTAAGCAAGGTGATGTGATAGGATAAGTGGTGGGCTACTTTAGGGAAGGTTAAAAACAGAGGGTAGTCTTGAAGGATAAGGTGAAGCAATGGGAGAAGCTGGGACAGGAATTAGTATTCCAGGCATTctcaatagaagaaagaaaagcaaaatctaTGGACAGCAAAGAGCATGGCTTGCTTGGGGACTAGGAAAGAGGCCAATGGAGGCAGAGTTGTGTGGGTGACAGGGGAGGTGCTTTGAAATgagattggaaaagaagaaatgggcCAGTTGATGTGGAAATATGATTATAAGCAAAAGATGATGATGGCTTACACTGGGATGGTACACACAGGGAAAGAAGAGCTGTAAATGAATTTGGAATGCATGTTGTGGAGGTAGAAAATATAGAACTTGTATATAAAGGGGATATGAGAgtgtgagaaaaaataaatgaagaatgatTCTTAGGTTTATGGATAAAACTGTGGGTAAATTATGAAGTAATTTACTGAAATTAGAGAAACTTCTTAAGAAGCAAGTTAAGAGAGGGAAATTAACACTTGCCATATAggcatattaaaattaaaatgtatgttaAAAATATCCAAGTACAAGTACAAAATAGGAGGTTGGAAATGCAAAACTCGATAGAGGTCAGCAAAGAGGTCACCAGCctacagattttctttttggtgGGGGGCAGAAATGATTAGCtttaagaattttaagaattctaagaattttaaaacCAGTAAAGGGATGAGATTAAACACAACACTTAGAGTGAATGGGGCTAAAGAAGAGCGGCAGAAACAGAGCTATGAAAACAAATGCACAGAGAATGAGCAGAGGAAGAGCCAGaaaaggaggctgaggtagagtcagaaagaaaggagaaattccAGGGGACCCTGATGCCATGGAAGCCAAGTGAAGATCCAGTAGTATTGGGAGGTCAAGCAACGTGAGCTCCAAGAAATACCCACTGGATTTGGAATATGATGGTTTTGAGGATAGAAGCAAGATTGGAGTTTGTTGAATAGTGAATAAGATATGATAAATTAAAGCCAAGAATAAACAATCTCTTTTAGAGATGTCACaacagaagggaaaggaaaaaaatgagaatttttttttactgttattattattgttattgttaatttaaagacagggtctcactatgttgttcaggctgggcTTAAAATCCTGtcctcaagtagtcctcccacctcagcctcccaaacctctgggattataggaacGCTTGGCctgtgaaatctttttttttttttttttaaagataagatgGAAGATTTGTTATACTTTTTGGGCTTAAGGTAACATCCGAAACCTTTCATTTCTAGGAAATTCCTAAAATTCCCTGAATTATGAATTATGAAATTATGAATCTTTTTGGGAAGCAGAGTGTTTCTTCTGTTGTACAAACTGAAAATGCCAGATAGTCACTTTTCTAGCCTCCCTATCAGGGAGAATGTGGGCATATGACACGGGCTTCACCAATCAGATGAGCATGCTCAGATGGGGAATCTCACGCCAGGATGGAAGAAGTGCTCAGGTGAAGCGGGGGTTGTAGTTTCTGGAGTAGATTGAGTTTCTGGAGTAGTCTTAGCTACAGTGCTAGTGGCAAGTTCCAGCATCCAGTGCTCCAGCAGTGGTGATGCCAGCTGCAGTGTCCTTTT
This genomic window contains:
- the SPX gene encoding spexin isoform X1, whose amino-acid sequence is MQNMKGLRSLAATTLALFLVFVFLGNSSCAPQRLLERRNWTPQAMLYLKGAQGRRFISDQSRRKDLSDRPLPERRSPNPRLLTMPEAATILLASLQKSPEDEEKNFDQTGFLEDSLLNCTEENGGLEGSSNLPNIHRT
- the SPX gene encoding spexin isoform X2, coding for MQNMKGLRSLAATTLALFLVFVFLGNSSCAPQRLLERRNWTPQAMLYLKGAQGRRFISDQSRRKDLSDRPLPERRSPNPRLLTMPEAATILLASLQKSPEDEEKNFDQTGFLEDSLLNW